Genomic DNA from Archangium lipolyticum:
GGATTCTTCCGGCGGTAACCCGTCTCTATGGACGCGTCTGGACAGGTGGCCCACAGGTCGTCATCCGTTATTACGAGGCGCACGTACCGGACGAAGAACCCATTCCCATTTGCGCCGTGGCTCGGCTCGCACGCGGTCAACTCAAGAAGAAACCCGAGTCCAAGCCGGGGACAGCCATCCTCGAATTCTCCAGCGCGGGGCTCTACATCGTGAACTCGTTCCGGTGAACCACCGCACGCGCTGAAGCGACCTGGCAACGAAGGTCAGGTGCGTGCGGCGCCTACTCTTGCGCCCCCTTCCGCCGAGCAAGCTCAGAACACCCGAACGCCCGTTGAGTACGTTATAAAGCCGTCCCTGTTGTCTTCCTCGATGGAGACGCCATGACGGACCCGAAGCAAACCCCCCCGGACGAGCTGGCAACCCAGGAGGCTCTCGCGGACGAGGCCCCGGGAGCCACCCGCCGTGAATTCCTCGTCACCGCCACCGCGGCCACGGTCGGCAGTGCCATCCTGTTGGAGGCCTGCGGCCACGTGGCTCCCGCCACGGAGGGCTCCGCGCCCGCCGCCACCCCGCCCGCCGCCGGCGCCCCCGCCACTCCGGCCTCCGAGGTGGAGGTGGCCCTGAAGATCAACGGCCAGCAGCGCACGCTGAAGGTGGATCCGCGCACCAGCCTGCTGGACGCGCTGCGCGAGCGCATGCAGCTCACCGGCACCAAGAAGGGCTGTGATCACGGCCAGTGCGGTGCCTGCACGGTGCTGGTGGATGGCCGGCGAGAGCTGAGCTGTCTGTCGCTCGCCGTCATGCAGCAGGGCGCGGAGGTCGTCACGGTGGAGGGCCTGGCCAAGGGCGACACGCTGCACCCTCTGCAACAGGCCTTCCTCGAGAACGATGCCTTCCAGTGTGGTTACTGCACCCCCGG
This window encodes:
- a CDS encoding (2Fe-2S)-binding protein; translated protein: MTDPKQTPPDELATQEALADEAPGATRREFLVTATAATVGSAILLEACGHVAPATEGSAPAATPPAAGAPATPASEVEVALKINGQQRTLKVDPRTSLLDALRERMQLTGTKKGCDHGQCGACTVLVDGRRELSCLSLAVMQQGAEVVTVEGLAKGDTLHPLQQAFLENDAFQCGYCTPGQLMSAVGLMSEPCGPSDTDVRECMSGNLCRCSAYPNIVAAIQQVRQISKPKL